In Tumebacillus amylolyticus, the genomic stretch CGCGCCGGGCGGTTTTATCGGACAACAACTGTTCTAGGAGGGGTACGTGTGGCCAAATTCACAACTCGTGTACTGAGCGTCCTGTTGGTGCTGCTGCTTTGCTTCACCACGGGAGCTCATGCCGCCGATCCGCTCTTGCCGCTCGTCGGCAATGCGCTGACGCAAGCGAAAGCCGGGAACTGGCAAGCCGTCAACTCCGACCTGCAACAGTTTGAGACGACGTGGTCCGGCCTCTCCGCCCAACACCCGGAAGCCAGCCGTCAGCAACTCAACGACGCTCTCGCCGCGGCGAAAAAAGCCGCCCAAGGTGCGTCTCCCGATCCAACCGCTGTCAACACAGCCCTCGCGAACTTGGTCAAAGCGACCGACGCGCTTGCGTCCGACAAGACGGACAACGCCGACGGCAAACAGGATCTGAAAAAACTGACCGACTTTGTCCAGCAATCGCTGACCTCTCTGCAACAAGGGGATCTGGCAAAAGCGAAGAGCCAATACCGACTCTTCGAAACCGGCTGGAAAAAAGCCGAGTCCTACGTGCGCAACGAAGACTTCGCGGCGTACTCGAAGTTCGAAACCCAGCAGACCGCCGTCCACGTCGCGCTCAACGCAGAGACGATCGACGTCACGAAAGCGGAGAACGCTTTGCAGAAGTTGATCGCAACGTCGAACGACTTCATGAGCGGCAAAAAAGACACGTCCGCCTCCGCAGCGAGTGCAGAAGGCAAGACGCTCTCCGATGCGATTAAGTTCCTGACCGACGCCCGTGAGAACATCGAGTCCGGGGACGGCAAGCAAGCGGGCGATCTCGTTCAGCTCTTCGTCGAACTCTGGCCGTCCGTTGAAGGTCAAGTCTCTACACGCTCGGCACAAGCGTACAGCGAGACGGAGACGAAAATGGCAGAGGCGCTGCAAGACCTCGCCGCCACTCCGCCGAACACCAAGGCGGCGCAGAACGTCCTCACGTCGATGATCGATCAACTGCAACCCTTCGCAGATCAAACCCGTTACACCGCGTGGGACGCAGGTCTGATGCTGTTTCGTGAAGGCTTGGAAGCCTTGCTCGTCGTCGCCGCTCTGCTTGCGTTCTTGCAACGCACCGGCAACCGCAAGAAGCAAGTCTGGGTCTGGACCGGCGTAGGAGCAGGCTTCGGAGTTTCGGTGGCATTTGCCATCGTCATGTCTGTGTTCTTCTCCACCGTTGCGGCGGGAGGCAACCGCGAGATCATCGAGGGCGTAACCGGCCTGATCGCCGTCGTGATGATGTTCACCGTCGGGGTCTGGTTGCACAGCAAGTCCAGCGGCAAGGCGTGGAACCAATACATCTCCAAGCAGATGGACTCCGCTCTTGCTTCGGGCAGCCTCTGGTCGCTGGCGTTGATCTCCTTCCTCGCGATTGCGCGTGAAGGGGCGGAGACGATCATTTTCTACCTCGGCATGGCATCTGCCATCGACAAATCCCAACTGCTCCTCGGAATCGGCGTGTCGCTGGCCGTTCTCTTGTTGATCGGGTTTGCGATCCTCAAGTTCAGCGTGCGCATCCCGATGAAGCCGTTCTTCAGCGTGGCAAGTCTCTTGATCTACTACATCGCCTTCAAGTTCCTCGGGCAGAGTGTTCACGTCCTGCAGATTCAGGATTGGTTCTCCGTTCACACCCTCAGCGGGTTCCCGACGTTGGAGTGGATCGGCTTCTACCCGACATGGGAAACCATTGCGGCACAAGTCGTGCTGGTGCTGCTCATCCTCGCGACGACCTCGTGGACGAATCGCAAGCAAGCCATCAAGACCACCAGCGCGTAAAAAAACCGCCTCTCCCTGCATGCAGGCGAGAGGCGTTGTACTTTTCTTAATTTTCATATAACATGATAATTATATGAAAGAGAAAGGGAGGTACAGCAAATGAATCAAAAACAGGCATGGCGTCGCATCTTGGTCACATCTCTTGTGGGCATGGGGGTCATCGGACTTCTCGGCCCGTCTACTCTCGCAGGAGCCTCTGTGAATTCGAAAGGATCTGTTCCTATGAAGGCAACCAGCGTTGACACCAAAACATTTCGTGAAATCTCCGACTTCTCCGGCGGCACACACGCGGGAGTGACAGTTTCAGCAAATGGACTCACGCTCGATACCAGCGCCCTGCTCTCCGGCACCGACACGCTCGGTCGCTACAACGGCGGCGCGTACCAATACGGGCAGTACACGTCCGACGTGATTCCGGTCAATTTCAAAGAAGCGATTGCTTCGATTCAAGCGAACACCGCTCCGGGCACGTGGACCGAAGTGGAACTGAGCGCTGAAGTGGACGGCGTCTGGTCGAAATGGTACAGCATGGGGGTCTGGCTGGAAGGCAGTCAACCGTTCAAACGCCATTCGGTCAACGGCCAAGGCGATACGGTCGGCACGGTCTACACCGACACCCTCTCTCTGAAAAAAGCGGCCACCGCTGTGCGTGCCCGCGTCACGCTGTTCACAACTGATCCGACTGCAACGCCGTCTGTTCGCGACTTGGGCATTACGTTTGCAAACGGTACAGATACGGCGGGAGCAGTCCCGAGTACCGGCCTCGTCAGCGACTTGGCGGTGCCCAAACGCTCGCAGATGGTCTTCCCGAACGGCGGCGAAGTGTGGTGCTCTCCGACTTCGACGTCGATGGTGATGGCGTATTGGTCGAATCTGACGGGCAACGCGGCTTGGAACCAGACCGTGCCGACGGTTGTGAACGGGGTTTGGGATTACACGTACAACGGCGGCGGCAACTGGCCGTTCAACACGAACTACGCGTCTTCGTTCGGACTGGTCGGGAAAGTGGCACGGATGAGTTCGCTGGCAGAAATTGAGCAGTGGACGAATGCAGGCGTGCCTGTCATCGTCTCCATCGCTTATAAAAAAGGCCAGTTGGATAACTCCCCGATTCCGAGCTCGGCCGGGCATCTTTTGGTGGTTCGTGGGTTCGATGCAGCGGGGAATGTCCTGACGAACGACCCGGCCGCAGCGTCTGATGACAAAGTCGGCATCACGTACAATCGTCTGCAATTTGAACAATGCTGGCTCGGCAATTCCAACGGCACCACCTACCTGATCTACCCGCAAGGCTGGGCAGTTCCGTCCACCAACGGGCACTGGTAAGAAATCGCATAAAAAAGAAAACGGAGCCGCGATGCGCGGGTCCGTTTTTTTCTGCGTGCTTATGGCTACACCGTATGGTAAAGAGGTGATCCGTGTGAGCGCAGAGGAAGTTCAACCTGTGATGGGCGTGTTGACGGAGACGGAGATTCGGGAAGGGCTGACGAGCGGGGAGGTTGTGATCTGGCCGTTTGAGGAGGGAAAGTTGACTCCGGCGGGATATGATTTGACACCCTCGGAGTTTGTTTATTCGCTGAACTCAAGGTTGCTGGTGCCGGTGGTTCATGAAGGGCGGGAGAAGTTTTGTTGGGTGGAGGCGCAGGATACGGTATTGGTTTTGACTCGCGAGGCTGTGCGGATTCCTCGCTATATCGCCGGGACGCTGATGTCGAAGGCGAGTGTGACGGCGGTGGGGTTTGGGCATTTTTCGATGGCGTTGGATGCGGAGTGGCAAGGACCTCTGCTTTTGGCGTTGACGAATCCGACGGGGCGGCGGTTGAAGTTGCCTTTTGTGACGGTCGGTGAAGGTGGGGAGATTCGGGAGCATACGATTGCTGCTCTTCGGTTTGATTTGATTCGGTCGTTTATGGGGATGCCGGGGGTGGAGCGGGAGTCTCGGTTGCGAATCCCGGGGGTGGGGGAGAAGGGTGTTCTTGAGGAATGCTTGCAGGGGATTGCGGAGATCGATTTTTCGTCGGGGCAGGTGGAGTCGGGGAGGTTTGATGCAGAGGGGTTTAAGCGGAATTATGAGGAGGCGTTGAAGAGGATTCGGTTTTTTACGGAGCGGGGGCATAAGGTG encodes the following:
- a CDS encoding FTR1 family protein, which encodes MAKFTTRVLSVLLVLLLCFTTGAHAADPLLPLVGNALTQAKAGNWQAVNSDLQQFETTWSGLSAQHPEASRQQLNDALAAAKKAAQGASPDPTAVNTALANLVKATDALASDKTDNADGKQDLKKLTDFVQQSLTSLQQGDLAKAKSQYRLFETGWKKAESYVRNEDFAAYSKFETQQTAVHVALNAETIDVTKAENALQKLIATSNDFMSGKKDTSASAASAEGKTLSDAIKFLTDARENIESGDGKQAGDLVQLFVELWPSVEGQVSTRSAQAYSETETKMAEALQDLAATPPNTKAAQNVLTSMIDQLQPFADQTRYTAWDAGLMLFREGLEALLVVAALLAFLQRTGNRKKQVWVWTGVGAGFGVSVAFAIVMSVFFSTVAAGGNREIIEGVTGLIAVVMMFTVGVWLHSKSSGKAWNQYISKQMDSALASGSLWSLALISFLAIAREGAETIIFYLGMASAIDKSQLLLGIGVSLAVLLLIGFAILKFSVRIPMKPFFSVASLLIYYIAFKFLGQSVHVLQIQDWFSVHTLSGFPTLEWIGFYPTWETIAAQVVLVLLILATTSWTNRKQAIKTTSA
- a CDS encoding C39 family peptidase, producing the protein MNQKQAWRRILVTSLVGMGVIGLLGPSTLAGASVNSKGSVPMKATSVDTKTFREISDFSGGTHAGVTVSANGLTLDTSALLSGTDTLGRYNGGAYQYGQYTSDVIPVNFKEAIASIQANTAPGTWTEVELSAEVDGVWSKWYSMGVWLEGSQPFKRHSVNGQGDTVGTVYTDTLSLKKAATAVRARVTLFTTDPTATPSVRDLGITFANGTDTAGAVPSTGLVSDLAVPKRSQMVFPNGGEVWCSPTSTSMVMAYWSNLTGNAAWNQTVPTVVNGVWDYTYNGGGNWPFNTNYASSFGLVGKVARMSSLAEIEQWTNAGVPVIVSIAYKKGQLDNSPIPSSAGHLLVVRGFDAAGNVLTNDPAAASDDKVGITYNRLQFEQCWLGNSNGTTYLIYPQGWAVPSTNGHW
- a CDS encoding dCTP deaminase domain-containing protein encodes the protein MSAEEVQPVMGVLTETEIREGLTSGEVVIWPFEEGKLTPAGYDLTPSEFVYSLNSRLLVPVVHEGREKFCWVEAQDTVLVLTREAVRIPRYIAGTLMSKASVTAVGFGHFSMALDAEWQGPLLLALTNPTGRRLKLPFVTVGEGGEIREHTIAALRFDLIRSFMGMPGVERESRLRIPGVGEKGVLEECLQGIAEIDFSSGQVESGRFDAEGFKRNYEEALKRIRFFTERGHKVSGEVLGRRRWIGIGREVGFGGCLVGVVCYMGYQAVAFGDFTFLAFGGLLLGVLAFGKR